The stretch of DNA GGTGTTTTTGATGCCcgtttaaaataattaacatatttattattattattttcattttagaacTTGCTGCAAGAAACCTAtcatgtttattaataatttaattgtttgtttttatttcattttaatttacacGAGGGTTAGTAATAACATAGTGGAATTTTTTCTTTAAGGTTCTTTAAGGATTGCATAATTATAAGAGCTGGAGATTTTGTTTCTAGCCTGATAGTGTGcttgtggttttgttttgtttttttgtggttgtttttttgacatttgtgtTTTGAGTGTATTTGCATATGAACCGTTACCCAGTGACCAGTGTTCTAGGCTGAACACGGCAtgtcttgtgtttttgtgtgtgttagcGAGATGTGAGTATCTAGAAAGGCCGCTTTTCAGTATAGGGAAGCAGCATGTGACAGTTCTGTGATCTGTAGCAGTGAGAGTGAAGTTTCACTGTGGATGTGGAATACCCTATGTGGGTGTTCAGGAAAATCTCCAGTCCCGCTGGTTCTAATGCCTCGGCACAAAGACGCTTTTGTGGACTTGTCATAGTCATCGTAACTGTCATTATGTCATTGGCATTTGGCCAGATGCAGTTGGTGTTTTGGACACATCTGATACATCTGGATATGTGGCTGGTGCTTGCCCATGCAAAACTTGTAGGTTCTTGCTCTCCATTTGGGTATTGTGAGTGGTTGTTAGGCATTTAATCAACCATGTctacaatttattttttgccttATTCTCCACCACACTAAAATGGTGAAAAAATTATTGCTTACAAAAGAAAAAGCACACCTCTTCCTAAACAATCTGCACTATTATGAAGTATCATACATGTCTTTTAGGGACATGTTATGTTGTGAAGTTACTTGTTTGGATTGTTCAAGCTGTCATTTTGAAATGGGGGGCATGTGAAAAACTAGGGTTTATAATGTTATATCAGCTCTATATAGCAATACCGAAAAGGGTAAATCCTTCAACAACTTATAGGGTCATAAAACCCTATAACACATTTATTGAGATGGTAACATATGTACAGGTTGCACATCAGTGAAAACAACAATAGCActcattgtttattattaaagggttagttcacccaaaaatgaaatttttgtcattaattactcaccttcatgttgttccaaacccataagaccttcgttcatcttcagaacacaaattaagatattttttattattttgaaggttttttcccatagaaagcaatgaaattaccacatccaaggtccagaaaggtagtaaagacatcattaaaatagttaacGTGACTacaggttcaaccttaatgttatgaagcgacgagaatacattttgtgcaaaaacaaaacaaaaattcaaattttggcctttgaatgtggtaatttcgttgctttctatgggagataaaaacattattcataAGAATGAACTTTTTTAATCCAATTACTGTACTGTATTATGCATGAGATCGTATTACGTTGGAGATGTCAAATATCACAAATTATCGCTTCAGTGCTGTTCGTTCACCTGCCTGTTTAGATTTGCGTTCGGACAAACGTGTCATAAGTGTATGTTTCTTCAATACAGTGTAACAGAAGAGGTGTTTGCATTTTCCTCACAATGCAGTCAAAGCTGGAGTTTAACTCTCAACACATGGAAAATATGACCATAACAATAtttaaagggaacctattatgcaaaattcacttttataaggtgtttgaacaaaGATGTGtttccacagtgtgtgtaaataatcagcctataatggtaaaaatccacccactgctttttaaataatccccataaatcataaacaccCTCTCCAAACCGCAATTTGAATTTATTGTAAGGATAGTCCCTTGAGATGTAAcatctgccctattagcttagctccCCCTCTatgtgagctgtacacagtctgCCATGTTTATCTACTcaccagagcatttaacagcagcattcaagtaagaaatgtgtTGTTGTTAAAGCAACTaaagagtgattttctgtttttcttttagttcattttaagaGCATATACggcagtaggtactgtatattatgctgCTTTCAATGTAATACGTAgatataatatacacatgcgatttctttTCCTCCTGTTTACCTTCActgacataaccgactgtgtttgtgaactttgtgtgtttttgacataaccttgtgtgtatttgacagtttaattGCAATAACGTGTAAGAGAAATCAGTTTAACACTCACTGGACGTGCCATCTGACAGACAGCTTTCTGTGCATGTGCTTcagatgtgtgcgctcagaaaaccatatatcagaagtttacaCTGATAAGGCTTTAAAACatcatgcaaataataaactttcatgatgacgaAGAACTGCGAAGCCACATGAGCTTGGCCACGATAGAGATGATtatcaaaaccaaacaaatgttttgttagtttttggcagagtattcGACACACGAGTtgtacaggctccgccctcttctggaaagcggggtggggagcagcagctcatttgcatttaaagaaacatgcaccaaaacagcatgtttttccttccactcaaaaataggcatttacaacatggtgtaataaatgatctgtggggtattttgagctgaaacttcactgacacattctgggaacacctgagacttatattacatcttgtaaaaggggcattataggtcccctttaatatgtAACAACACACAGAGCAGGCAGGAGAGTGTTTTCTGCATGGAAAACACAGCAGTGTGGATCACAGTTCATATCTGGACCAGCGCAAGCGTGCTTCAAAATTTTATGGACATATTTCATATACTCTAGTTCTCCAAACATGAATAAGCACTGTGTATGCGCACATATATTCTGCGCACATGTGCAAATAAAGACACTGATACAGTGGTAAGTCTGACCATGAACGTGATGACACTTATGAATTATTCTGATATACAGAAGACGATGTAGACCAAAAATTCAAAgatgaatggacaaaaaaaaaaaaatgccactgCCTTTATTCTGTGTTAAACTGATGCGTGTCAGTTGTAGTGCTCGTAAATGTGGTGAAAATATTAGATCTTTTAAGTGTTCTACCTCATTTTTATATAGATCAATAGCTCTGCAAAGTTATAATGCTGATttgttgatatatttttaagaataattttttaaaacatatttgatTTGTTCGTGATAGCTGTTAGTAGCCCCTAATGATAAGATTTTTGTGAGTTTGTTGTCACAGggatatattttataaaatacatcaaGTTGCCCCCAActctgttgtttgattaatgtGAGCTGAAatggtgttttattttaaggaaGTCTGTAGTGTCTGTTAACACTTTGTTGCCATACCCATTTTAATTATGAGAACTGgcttccatttttaaaaaaaattatgttgtaCTATCCATAGTTAGTGTCAAAGAGGAACATTCTCGGTTGTTACGCAGTAGAACGTCAAATGTGACACGGATGCTTTGTGTGTTCTTCCCTTTGCTTTGGATTTTTCACCTGCAGATTTGTAAGGTCTACGGAAATGCTCTGTGGTCTGAATGAACCTTAACCTGTTTACTGTCACCACCCTTTTTGAGAATAGATCGGAACTTgaatggttgtaattcatgaatgctttggTATACAGATCTAGGCTTGGTCTTTTCATAAACAAGACACTCAGCAGTTTATTGCAGAAGtgaaagtcaaaaaaaaaaatgaaagtgtaaaaagtttgtttactgtaaagcagagctaaacatttattttatacaaaatgtatattttacaaaataatttggactttaaaattactattaaaatcaaagtcatgtctaaccaagttgttCTCACAAAAATTGAGCCCGATAAAAGGTTTTAAAGTACTGTTTCCATGGTAAAGCAATATccaatttcagtttgttttcacaggatgGATTTTGTGTTTAAGCTTttgaattatatataatttaggatgattactaaaatatgtcataggagaaaaaaaataaaaaaacgggACACTGACCAGTAACAggcatatacatataatataagtcatgtacagtatataagaGCTCTTAAATCATTTTGAAGTTTCATTATCAGATAGTTTATAGATTGAGTAACTTTTCTGACAGATTCAGAACAGTTAATCATCATTCATCAAACTGAACCAGATCTGTAACCTGTGATAACCTGTTCATTCTTGAACTGCACCAGTTAACTACACTAATTCTGTCTCCAATGCATGATTTCattgtgtctctgtctctcGCTTCCTGTCTGTTTTGCCTGCAGGCGAACAGTGAGTGGCAGTGTAAGCGGCAGCAGTTATTCTGGCTCCAGCTCAAAATCCCGTTCCTCCTCCGCCTCACTCTCCCGGTCCCGTTCCGGATCCCACAAGTCTAGGTATGTAATGCACAGAGACAGTAGAGCCCCCCCCCCTTCATTGAAAAGGTCAAATGTAAATATCATGGTATCACAGAATGCCTGTGCGGTTTCGCAGGTCTCTGTCGGTGAGTAGCGTGTCATCTGTCTCCTCCGCCTCCTCCAGCAGTAGCTCGGTCAGGAGCGCTGACTCCGATGACATGTACGCTGACCTGGCCAGCCCTGTGTCCTCTGCCAGCTCCCGATCACCCACTCCAGGCCATGCTCGCAAGGAAAGGGGCCCTCAACGGGACAGGGGCCCCAACAAAGAGAGAGGTACTGTGGCTCAGCGACTATCGCATTTGAGTATtcgtcatattttttaaaattaagacTCCAACAggccataaatataattttattattgtaaactAAAACCCTTTTTTCATTAGTTGAATTAAaacttaaagaaaataataatagattAAAACGCCCCCAAGAAAagtagaaatgttgccttgacaactaactgaaataaaattgaagtactagtaacactttacaataaggtttcatttgttaacattagttagctaaattagttaacatgaactaacaatgaacaatatttctacagcatttattcatcttagTGTTAATTTCTacgtttttaaaatcaaaagttgtatttgttaacgcTAGTTAATACACTGTGAActctaacatgaacaatgaacaactcttttattaacattaacaaatcttaataaatgctgtaaaaatatagtgctcagttatttcatgttaactaatgaattaactaatgaaaccttgttgtaaagtgttactgaagtgctaaaactgaaataaaagtaaagttaagtagaaatattaaaaactaatagaaataaaaaaaaacacattaaagcataaaataaaaactgaaagtataaaaataattgtaattcaaAATAGTAATAACTGCTATAATAGTATATGAATAATACTAAATTAACACTGCTGTTTTGTGTGGTGTCCTTTCAAGGAAAACCACCAAAGAAAGacgagcctttcaaagatgAGCGAAAACGAGTGGACCCCTCCGGTCTCCCCCCTAAAACCAGCTCCAGCATGCCTAGATCTGGGAACAGAGGTCACCCCATGCACCCGCCGCCTATGGGTCCTCCAGGAGGATACGGCTCTCACAAGGACATCAAACTTACCCTACTCAACAAGGTAAATGTGGAAGGCACTTTCACGATCAGGCAGCTATGTAGAAGTGCATTATGGATGAACGACTTCTTTATTCCTCTTTGGCCAGCAGCAAACCGACAGGGGCAATAGGAAAAGGTACTTTCCTGCCGACAAAGAGCGACCCCCTTCGCCTCTCAGCAAGAGGATAGCGATGTCACCTGACAGAGGTAAACAACACAACACAGCAGCTTTTATTAGAAAACCCCTCCAGAAATCTGATATCAGAGCAGATACAGTTGTTTTTAAGCTCTTTGTtcaaagaatgtccagaaatcCAATTAGAAATCTCATTGCAATCTGCTCTCTCAGTTCCTCAAGCATCACACTCTGATCTCTTCATAGGTCGAGACAGGAGAATGCCCGGGCGACCACCGCTATCTCCCAGAATGGATCGGCCCAAAGGCCAGGGTCCTCGGCCCATGCCACCACAAGGAGAAAGGTAACCACTGCCGCTCTTTCTTCAGTCACATTCTTCTGAATATCCCTTCAAATATGTGGTGATTTCCGTCAATTAAGTTcttgtcaaaaaacaaaagtatttgcttatatatacatatgattTGTTTGATAAATATGATTGCCTTTTGATGTGGTCTGTTTGTATAGATAACATGCATATGTCTTATTCCTTCTGTGGAGCAGTGACTGAGttattatttgtttagtttttataaaataaaaaaaaaaaatccccatgTTTGGTCAGGTTTAGTTCCCTTTTTATGTGCATGTGGATCAAGGTATTTTATAAACAAAAGCTTTATCATTGAGTGACTAAGactaaagatttaaaaatatcccATATTCATGATTCTTAGTCAATTCTCTCTTTATTTCCCCTCTCTAGGAAGCGTCCTCTATCTCCTCCACCCAAGTCTTCTGGGAAAGGCCCTGCTGCAGTGTCTGCAGGTAAACCTCCTGCGCCCGGGGCTGGATCCGGTTCTGGCTCCGCTTCTAGTTCCGGCTCGGGCAAGCCGAGCAGCACCCTTTCTCGCCGCGAGGAGCTGCTAAAACAGCTAAAGGCTGTCGAGGACGCCATAGCCCGCAAAAGGGCAAAAATCCCTGGGAAATAATCTACCTGGCGTCATCCAGCTTCTGGGACATCCAGTTTTGCCCAGTGTTTGCCAGAAATGGGGAATACTTGCCGTTCTGAACTCCAAGGATGTCTCACATAAATGTCCTAGGGAAAAGAGACCGCAGTTACATTTCTGCTTGTTTTGCCCTCAGAGAGAGGTTGTCTAGATTTTATATCGATGTGATAAAGTTGAGAAGTGCCGCTGTTCACTTGTTTTCGCAGGATGGAATCTTTACTGTAGTGtctcaaacattaaaaaaaactgtacattcAGTGCACATTTTTGCTCTTCATCCTGCCACAATTCCTTCTCTCATATATTCTAGTTGCTTTTTCCTCACTCCTGTTATTTTATGGGGCGAGTTACGGTGGACAGTGTTTGGACCATCCTGGACGCATCTGCGCATTCAACGTCGGTCCTGCTCAAAGAATCTAGAACTGCCTTTTCCAACTTAACCAATGAATTTGTCTATCCGCCGCCACGTGTTTAGCCATTACTGTTTTTCACCATGTACAACTACAAAGCCAGATGACACAATACCTGTTGCTTAAAGTGTATGATTCTAGAAAACCAATGACAGTGATGTGAAGTATTGCTTTTTTAAGATTCTGCATTGTTCCCCCCCTAGCTTTTCAAGTGAAAACCTGCATTTTATTTGTCCctcatttttagttgaaagtGCGAGAGGCTGCAATGGGGACACCTGGAAATAAGGAATAATTCCGTCTTGCTTTTTGTGACAGAAAAAAGCTTCTAAATAAACTATTTTGATAAAGAGAATAAACCTGTTGAAATGATTCCTCTTTGATAGAAAGATCTAGTGGAAGACTTTCCCCATCTATCTGCGCATTAAGGTCTGATTGCCCTGCTTTGTTTCTGCAGAGCTTGTGCACATCTCCATCATCGGTTTGTGTGGTTTTTATTTGATTACTTGGCACTGTTTGTTGTTCCACTGTCCTCCTTCTGCAGTTTAGTATCAACACCTAAAGCAAATTAGTGAGATCATTCATTGACAGGGTTGGAACATTATTCATTTTCctgttgtgtacatttttacgTCACAAGTTGTAAGAGTTAAATAATCTTTAATGATGCACCCACATTCTTTCATTAGTCATTTCAAATTATTACACTTTGTGTAATTACTGTGGTGCACTAGTGTCATTTAGTGTCATTGCAGCTGAATACAATATAAAACGCTGTTGGGAGCTTAAAAAATGCCCAAATCTACCTTCATACATCAAACCTATTATAAATGCTTATTATATCCTCAAAAAAATGGCAAGCCGAATGGAAGCGTAATAGAAAAACTTTACAAAATCAATCATGTGGTCGGTGGACAACATTATCTACACTCCAGACCAATCCAAACCaatatgtttttgttaatgGGTGAAGGTCCTTCTTTATGACCCTCTTGTTTGAGTCCTTTATTGCTGAAGCATATTTTGATGGATTGTGATGTAACTCCGTTAGGACTTTTTAGTTGATTTTTAATTAAGTGAAACCAGATTTAGAATTTTTATCTAAGATAAGCTTTCTTATAAAAGTTTTActtgcctttttatttttattaaataaatatatattacgttttttattttttacttttcagaGCTTTCACTTTTTTCTCGCCATGAATATAGATGTGGTAGCTGGTAtggcattaaattaaaaacaaacatcattGTATAAATCAGAAGCAGTAAAACGTTTacgataaaaacatttaaaaatgattcattaataaatattagaGAATGTAATACATATTCGACAGTGTAAATGTGCAATCTGTTTCTAAGTACTACAGGTATTTGAAACTAATTTTCTAAATGTTGATGTCAAATTAAAGGTCACAGTGTGATTGAATGGTCAGTTTCACATTCTCCTTagaatgtatataatttatgcaTGAAGCTTAGGGGACTCCTGGGGAGATGTTTTTTCTGAGCGGCTGATTGTGATGATGTTGGGAAATTCACTTGGTCTTGTCCCGTGATGGCAACCCCACAGAGCCAAAACTGCTATCAAAGCTCATTTTAGTTAATGAATGACCTGTTATTGAGGGCTCTTTTGTCATGTCCAAAACATCCAGGGGGCTCCCACAATTTATCTCCACATTCACTGTTCCAAGGATTTGAAAAGGTCACAAAATGCTCAGAAAAAGGGAAATTTTCTCCATCTGAATATTGGCGATACCTCTCCATGTTAATGAAGCTAGATTTCATGAAATGCAGGGTAAgtttggaaaatattttatgtgaCTTATCTTGCaacacttctttttttaataatattaatgggGCTAATAATTACAGGatgttttaattaaagtttatCTACCCTTTGCCATCAAAGAACATTTATAGAACAACTATTAATGTCTGAAGTTTAATGAGGGAAATCGTTTTCCTATCACTTAAGGATCAGGAAAAATTACTGGTGATATGAGAGCAGAAACACCCACTTTCTCattcatattattcatatttaaaagttcAAAAAGCGAATGCTTTTGAGTTCataaatgaaatcattttaCAGAATGATTGCTAATGAATAGGCTTTAAAAAAGTGAAGGtctgaaggatttttttttttttttttttcaagatgctTGTGTACATGCGCTTCATATGAAAGAGGAAGCACGgaagtaaatatttattactatttcCTCATAGACTCGGATTTTCCCTGGTGATGGACAACAGGTGAGTAGTATTTAAAAGCGCAAGTACGGCAGGAAGGCTAAGTACAGTCCTGAGGCCAACCTGAGCATTGAACTCATTGAGCATCACTCTGAGTTTTGATAATAAAGTCTAAACAAATTATGTTGGTAAGTAGAAAATGTTTTAAGTTGATcaatattttacaaagtaatacatttcattttgatttttgaaatatattatttttccttATAAAGAAATTGACGTTGCACCctgcttattttatttatttattctttaccTTGCAGTTTCCACtgttttttggaatatttttcttCTTGTTGTCGGAGCACATCGTGGAAGGAAAGCATGTGGGATGTTTCAAAGATTCTGAACATGGCTTCAGCAAGGCACACAAAAAGCTACTTCAGGCTTTGCTTACACCCGCCAGACACCCGCATCCACGGCCTGCCCGTCATTCGGCGGACACCTGTGAGGCTTTCGTTCGGTCTTCATCACACATCAGTGAACGCTCACTGTCCCCCTGGCGGACAAGGTAAATATAGCTCTCCTATTTAATATTACCAGAGAAATCAGAACCCTGTTCAGCAACGAGGCA from Ctenopharyngodon idella isolate HZGC_01 chromosome 18, HZGC01, whole genome shotgun sequence encodes:
- the il17c gene encoding interleukin-17C — its product is MLFPLFFGIFFFLLSEHIVEGKHVGCFKDSEHGFSKAHKKLLQALLTPARHPHPRPARHSADTCEAFVRSSSHISERSLSPWRTRIVEKPDMYPSTYEEAECLCEGCIINGVENMTYNSVPVERTHLFLKKVPCPSDSSKYSLEYELVSVTVACTCVVPRQY